Within Burkholderia sp., the genomic segment GGCCTGGTTGAGGAATGCCATACAGAAAATGGGGTGGTTTCAAGAGTACTGCAGTGCAGTATACTGTGGGTGAATAGGCTAGAGCTCGTTCGGTGGGATTAACCAGGACCCTGAGCCAGGATTTGTAAAAGGGTGCGCCCATTCAGTCTGGCTCGCGGCGTTGTTGCATAAATCGAGCGTGAAGACGCAATGGAACGGATTGCGGACCTCGCTCGTCCGCAATCCGTGCATATCGCCTGAAATTATTGATCCGAAATTCGTGATCAATATGCCCGTCGATGCCATTGCGTCCTCGCGCTTGATTTATGCAACAACGCCCTTTCACGGTAGACGTTCAGACCGGTGCTTTCAACCATCAGGTTGATCGGTTCGCTGTCGCGAAGGATCTACAGTTCGACACCAAGCGTTTTTTCCTAGCGACAGAGCGCGGTGTAATTCGACACCGGAAAGCTCGGGAAGGCCAGATCGTGCAGACTTTGAGTGAAACCTTGAAGGGCGCGCAGCGTCAGTCGATAGACGGTCTTCACGCCAAGTCATGCCTGAATTAGCGTATCGCCGTACAGACGCTTGCAACTACGCGTGGGTATATAATGCCGGCAATTCTGGCAAGGACAGCTGCATCTATCCATATCTTCACATGCCCTGGTTGATCAGGCCCGAATTATAGGCCAGCCAGTTCTTGACAGGGTAGCGTGCCTTCGGCTCACCTTTCTTGTGTATGTCCTTGCGCATTTTCTTGGCAAAAATTAGACAGATTACTCTGGAATCTGACTTGATAGGAGGCTGGCCCCGCGACCGTTGCGCGTAAACGTCAACGGATCTCGCTCGATTTATGCAACAACGCCCCTACGAGCAGCGAACGGCATCGGTGCAGGCATGGCTGAACGAGACGTACCCGGAGGATTTTGCGCCGGGCCATAGCCGAAAGCGCAGAGATCCAGTGGGGCGACGAAACGGGGCTGCGCTCGGACGATTCGCGAGACTGTGCTCCTACTTACCGATTGGCAAGTCGCCCGAGCGACGCGTGGCGAGTCGCCGCGAAGGCCTGTCGGTGATATCGACGGTAACGAACCGTGGCCCCAGGTGCGCTGGAAAGTCTTTGAGGGTGCGATGAACGCCGGCATCCTGCTCGCTTTCCCGAAGCGGCTGATTATTGATCTGAAATTCTCGATCTTAAAATTCAGATCAATAATTCCACCATACTTCGCCAGGGTGCCGAGGATCACGCGCCGGTCGACCTCTTCCCGCGTGGTGCCGAACGGCACCGATACCGTGTCGTCGTCCTCCATCGCTTCGCCCGAAACACCTCGGCCATGATCGGTGGCGGCAGCGTGTCGATCAGCTCGCCGTCGTTGAAAATGCTGGCGCGTTGCACAAAACTGTGCCGCTCGCGCAGTTTCCCTGTCTTTCATAGACGGCCCGGTCGCCGGGACTGTGTTGCGTTTCACTTGGGAAATGGGCCTTTGTGTTCTGTCCACGCGACCTGTGCTGCTCGCTTGCTTTGTATTTTATGTGAGCCGCTTGGCCAGTTCAACCGCCTTCCCGATATACGAGCCCGGCGTCATCGCCAGAAGCAGGTCCTTGGCGTCCTGCGGGATCGCCAGGCCGGCGACAAACTGCTGCAGCGCCTCGCGCGTGATGCCTTTGCCGCGTGTCAGTTCCTTCAGCTGCTCGTAGGGGTTTTCAATGCCGTAGCGGCGCATCACGGTCTGCACTGGCTCGGCCAGCACTTCCCAGTAGTTATCAAGATCCTCGTTCAGGCGTGCCGGGTTGACCTCGAGCTTGTCGAGGCCACAGATAAGCGCGTCGTAGGCGAGCAGCGAGTAGCCGAACCCCACGCCGATGTTACGCAGCACCGCAGAATCAGTCAGGTCGCGCTGCCAGCGCGATACCGGAAGCTTCTCCGAGAGGTGGCGTAAGATGGCGTTGGCCAGGCCCAGGTTGCCTTCCGAGTTCTCGAAGTCGATCGGGTTGACCTTGTGCGGCATGGTCGAAGAGCCGATCTCGCCGGTATTGATCTTCTGCTTGAAGTAGCCCAGCGAGATATAGCCCCATACGTCGCGGTCGAAGTCGAGCAGGATGGTGTTGGCGCGAGCCACCGCGTCGAACAGCTCGGCCATGTAGTCGTGCGGCTCGATCTGGATCGTGTAGGGGTTGAAGCTCAGCTTTAGGCGGTTCTCCACCACGTCCTTCGAAAAAGCTTCCCAGTCAAAACCTGGATAAGCCGACAGGTGCGCGTTGAAGTTGCCGACCGCGCCGTTCATCTTGCCGAGCAGTTCCACCTTGGCGATACGCTCGATGGTGCGAGCCAGGCGAGCCGCTACGTTGGCAATTTCTTTGCCAAGCGTGGTCGGGCTGGCCGGCTGACCGTGCGTGCGCGAGAGCATCGGCTGCTCGGCCTGGGCGTGCGCGAGCGCGACCAGGCGTTGGTGGATGGTGCGCAGCGTGGGGAGAATCACATTGTCGCGCGCGCCGGCCAGCATCATGCCGTGCGCGGTGTTGTTGATGTCTTCTGAGGTACAGGCAAAGTGAATGAATTCGCTGGCTCGCTCGAGTTCCGCTTGGCCTTTCACCGATTCCTTGAGCCAGTATTCGACGGCCTTCACGTCGTGGTTGGTGGCACGCTCGATTTCCTTGATACGCGCCGCGTCGTGCGTGCTAAAGGGCTCGACCAGCTGCAGCAGGAATTGTTCTGAGGCTTCCGAGAAATACGGCACTTCGGCGAAGCCGGCGTGCGATAGCGCGATCAGCCAGTGGATCTCAACGGTCACGCGGTGGCGCATGAACGCGGCCTCGGAGAGCCAGTCGCGCAGGGCTCCAATCTTACTTGCGTAGCGACCGTCGAGCGGCGACAGCGCGGTGAGGGCGAAAAGGCTATCGGGGCGGGTGTCGGACATGATGGGGCTGCCGGTCGGGAGTGGAGAGAATTAACTTGGCACTTTACCATCGGCGCGCGGCCTACCCCGGCGCGGTGCATGGTAAGCGATGGCTGGATGGTATTGATCTGCAATTTTAAATCTTGAAATTTGCAATCGACCCTCATGTGAGGGAGATGGAAAAATGAGACATGATATCGCTTCCTCGTGAGGCACGTGAAGAGCGTCGCCGTCCAGGTGGGCGTTGTTGCATAAATCGAGCGAGATCCGTTGACGTTTACGCGCAACGGTCGCTGGGCCAGCCTCCTATCAAGTCAGATTCCAGAGTAACTGCCTAATTTTTTCCAAGAAAATGCGCAAGGACATACCATACACAAGAAAAGTGAGCCGAAGGCACGCTACCGTGTCAGGAATTGGGCGGCCTATAATGAAGGCCTGATCAACCGGGGGGCGTCGTTGTTGCATAAATCAAGCGCGAGGACGCAATGGCATCCACGGGCATATTGATCACGAATTTCGGATCAATAATTTCAGGCGATATGAACGGATTGCGGACGAGCGAGGTCCGCAATCCGTTCCGTTGCGTCCTCACACTCGATTTATGCAACAACGCCCAACCGGGGGAACGTAACAATATGGATAGATGAAGCCGTCCTTGCCAGAATACCCGATGCCATACCCACACGTGGTCGCCCGTGTCTATACGGCGATACGCTGATTCAGGCATTACTTGGCGTGAAGACCGTCTATCGACTGACGTTGCGCGCCCTGCAAGGTTTCACCCAAAGTCTGCGCGATCTGGCCTTCCCGAGCTTGCCGGTGCCGAATTACACCACGCTCTGTCGCCGTGCAAAAACGCTTGATGTCGAACTGCCGATCCTTCGTGACAATGAATCGATCCATCTGGTTATCGACAGCACCGGTCTGAAGGTCTATGGCGAAGGTGAATGGAAGGTGCGCCAGCACGGCTACTCGAAGCGGCGCACCTGGCGTAAAGTCCAGCTCGCGCTCAACGTAAATACGGGTCAACTGCATGCCGCGCTAATGACGAATCAGAATGTGGCTGACGGTGACGCTCTGGCCAAGTTGCTCGACCAGATTCCATGCGAAGAACAAATCGATGTCATCGGCGGTGACGGTGCCTACGACACCAAGCCATGCCATGCGGCCATTGCTGCACGCAGTGCTATTCCTTCGATGCCGCCACGCGAGGGCGCCGCTCATTGGCCAGCGGATATGCCCGGCGCGGCGTGGCGTAATGGCGCGGTTGATGCAATTGCCCGTGACGGTGATCTTCGAGAATGGAAGAAAGACAGTGGCGACCCCACCGGCAATCGCTTACTGAAAATGCGATGTATCTGTTCAAGACGCTCACCATCACCTGTCTCTGGGCGCGTCCCATCGACTCCGTAGGCGACCGAGATCGCCGTTCGCGTCAGCGTAATGAACCGCATGTCGGACCTCGCTCGTCCGCAATCCATTCGTATCACCTGAAAGTATGCCCGTCGATACATTGCGTCCTCACGCTCGATTTATGCAACAACGCCCTGCCGAGAGGCTTGCCGGGTTCCTGCCCGGCTCCACTTATTCGATAAGGATTCACCGCCATGCCCACCCTCTTCGATCCGCTTGTCGTCGGTGCCATGACACTGTCAAACCGTATCGTGATGGCCCCGCTCACACGCTCCCGCTCGGGAGACGAGCGCGTGCCGAATGCGCTGATGGCGCGCTACTACGCTGAACGCGCCTCTGCCGGCCTGATCCTGACTGAGGCCACTTCGGTCATGCCGCAAGGTGTGGGCTACGCCAAGACGCCGGGCATCTGGTCTGACGAGCAGGTCGAGGGCTGGAAGCTGGTCACCAAGGCCGTGCACAATGCGTGCGGCAAGATCTTTATGCAGCTTTGGCACGTAGGCCGCATCTCAGACCCGATCTTCCTGGACGGTGTGCTGCCAGTGGCGCCGAGCGCAATCGCGGCCAGCGGCCATGTCAGTTTAGTGCGCCCGGAACATCCGTTCGTCACGCCGCGCGCGCTCGAGCTCGACGAAATCCCTGGCATCATCGCAGCCTATCGAAAGGGTGCCGAGAACGCAAAGCTGGCCTGCTTCGACGGCGTGGAAATCCATGGCGCGAACGGCTACCTGCCCGACCAGTTCCTGCAGGACAGCACCAACCATCGCACCGACGCCTACGGCGGCTCGATCGAAAATCGCTCGCGCTTTCTGCTAGAGGCAACTGATGCGGCCATTGAGGTATGGGGTTCCAAGCGCGTCGGAGTGCACCTGGCACCACGCGGCGACGCGCACACGATGGGAGACTCAAACCCGGCGGCCACCTTCGGCTACGTCGCACGCGAACTCGGCTGCCGAAAGATCGCCTTCATCTTCGCACGCGAAAGCGTGGGCGATAACCGCCTCGGCCCGCAGCTGAAGGCAGCCTTCGGCGGCCCCTACATCGCCAACGAAGCCTTCACGCTCGACAGCGCACAAGCTGTGCTGGCCAAGGGCGAGGCCGATGCGGTGGCATGGGGCAAGCTGTTCATCGCCAATCCGGACCTGCCGCGCCGCTTCCAGCTCAAGAGCGAGCTGAACGTGCCGGTGCCGGCGACCTTCTACGCTGAGGGCGAGACTGGCTACATCGACTATCCGTCGCTCGACAACGTTACCTGACGACCGGACGGGCGTTGTTGCATAAATCGAGCGAGATCCATTGACGTTTACGCGCAACAGTCGCGAGGCCAGCCCCCTATCAAGTCAGATTCCAGAGTCACTGCCTATTTTTTGCCAAGAAAATGCGCAAGGACATACAAAAGACAGGTGAGCTGAAGGCACGCTACCGTGTCAGGAATTGGGCGGCCTATAATGAAGGCCTGATCAACCGGGGGAACGTAACAATGTGGATAGATGAAGCCGTCCTTGCCAGAATACCCGATGCCATACCCACACGTGGTCGCCCGTGTCTATACGGCGATACGCTGATTCAGGCATTACTTGGCGTGAAGACCGTCTATCGACTGACCTTGCGCGCCCTCCAAGGTTTCACCCAAAGTCTGCGCGATTTGGCCTTCCCGAGCTTGCCGGTGCCGAATTACACCACGCTCTGTCGCCGGGCAAAAACGCTTGATGTCGAACTGCCGATCCTTCGTGACAATGAACCGATCCATCTGGTTGTCGACAGCACCGGTCTGAAGGTCTATGGAGAAGGTGAATGGAAGGTGTGCGCCAGCACGGCTACTCGAAGCGGCGCACGTGGCGTAAAGTCCATCTCGCGCTCAACGCGAATACAGGTCAAGTGCATGCCGCGCTAATGACGAATCAGAATGTGGCTGACGGTGACGCTATGGCCAAGTTGCTCGACCAGATTCCACGCGAAGAACAAATCGATGTCATCGGCGGTGACGGTGCCTACGACACCAAGCCATGCCATGCGGCCATTGCTGCACGCAGTGCTATTCCTTCGATTCCGCCACGCGAGGGTGCCGCTCATTGGCCAGCGGATATGCCCGGTGCGGCGTGGCGTAATGGCGCGGTTGATGCAATTGCCCGTGACGGTCGTCGAGAATGGAAGCAACACAGTGGCTACCACCGGCGATCGCTTGCCGAGAATGCGATGTATCGGTTCAAGACCCTCATCGGCCACTGTCTCTGGGCGCGTCACATCGCCGCGCAGGCGACCGAGGTCGCCGTTCGCGTCGGCGTCATCAACCGCATGGCGGACCTCGCTCGTCCGCAATCCGTTCGTATCGCCTGAATTATGCCCGTCCGATGCCATGGCGTCCTCACGTTCGATTTATGCAACAACGCCGTCACGAAGGATCGGCAGTTCGACATCAAGCGTTTTTGCCCGGCGACAGAGCGTGGTGTAATTCGGCACCGGCAAGCTCGGGAAGGCCAGATCGCGCAGACTTTGGGTGAAACTTTGCAGGGCGCGCACCGTCCGTCGATAGACGGTCTTCACGCCAAGTAATGCCTGAATCAGCGTATCGCCGTATAGACACGGGCGACCACGTGTGGGTATGGCATCGGGTATGCTGGCAAGGACGGCTTCATCTATCCACATTGTTACGTTCCCCCGGTTGATCAGGCCTTCATTATAGGCCGCCCCATTCCTGACACGGTAGCGTGCCTTCGGCTCACCTTTCTTGTGTATGTCCTTGCGCATTTTCTTGGCAAGAATTAGGCAGTTACTCTGGACTCTGACTTGATAGGAGGCTGGCCCCGCGACCGTTGCGCGTAAACGTCAATGGATCTCGCTCGATTTATGCAACAATGCTCGACCGGACGGGCGCTTACCCGCCCTCGTGGCCTCCACTCACGCCCGATGCGGAGACGATGACTATTTTGCATTCGGTCGTTTGAAAACGGGATCGGACCGATTCGTGATGACAAGCGCTAACGATCTGGCCAGAGAATCTGCCATCCAAGTAAATATCTCCCGCAGCGTTATTGTATAAATCGAGCGGCGTTGTTGCATAAATCGAGCGTGAGGACTTAATGACATCGACGGGCATAATTCCAGGCGGATATGAACGGATTGCGGACGAGCGAGGTCTGCAATCCGTTCCATTGTTTCCTCACGCTCGATTTATGCAACAACGCCGGTAAACGGCACCAAGGTCAAGCGCATGAGAACCCGTAAGGGCCCGCGCCGCGGCTTGGTTCCGCGGCGTTTTTTGCCCGCGCGCAACGCCCAGGCCTCTCGCATCTCACCCCGCCGCACTATCTGGGTGTCGCGCTTGCAGGCATATTCGCGGGAATTCGCACCCTAGCAGCGAAGGTGACCAGGTGCCTTTTCTAAAACCGAGCCCCGTCCGAGCGACCACATGGAAAGCAGCAAAGACCACCAAAAATTCTTCCATCTGCTGCTGGCGATTGTCACGATCGGCTTCTGCTGGATCCTCCTGCCCTTCTTCGGCGCAATCTTCTGGGGCGCGATCCTAGCGATTCTGTTCCAGCCGGTTCAACGCTGGTTCGCCGTGCATTTCGGTAAGCGCCGTAATCTGATCGCGCTGGTGACTCTCTCGCTGATCGTGCTGATCGTGATCCTGCCGATGACCTTCGTGGCCGGCACCCTGGTGCAGGAAATCGCTTTCGTCTACCAGCAGATCAAGGCCGCGCAGCCGAACATGACGGGATTGTTCCAGGAGATCGTTCACACTCTGCCCGCCTTAGTGCAACGCATCCTGCACAGCTACGGGCTGACTGACATCGGTGGGATCCAGAAGAAGCTGACCGATGGCGCGGCCGCGATCAGCCAGTTCGTCGCAACGCAGGCGTTTAGCATCGGCCAGAATACTTTCCAGTTCATTGTCAGCTTCGGCATCATGCTTTACTTGGTGTTCTTCTTGCTGCGCGACGGCGTCGAGATCGGTCGGTGTATACGCCGCGCACTGCCGCTCGACGAGGATCACAAGCAACTGCTGCTGACGAAGTTCACGACCGCTGTGCGCGCCACTGTGAAGGGCAACATTGCGGTGGCGATCGTGCAGGGCGCGCTTGGTAGCCTGATCTTCTGGATCCTCGGCATCGAGGGCGTGCTGCTGTGGGGTGCGCTGATGGCCTTCCTGTCGCTGCTACCGGCGATTGGCGCGGGGCTGGTGTGGGCGCCGGCCGCGGTCTATTTCGCGGTCACCGGGCAGATCTGGAAGTGTATGATCCTGGTGGCCTTCTGTGTCGGCGTGATCGGCTTGGTTGACAACCTGCTGCGCCCGATCCTGGTCGGCAAGGATACAAAAATGTCCGACTGGGTAGTGCTAATCTCCACACTCGGCGGCATGGCACTGTTCGGCATCAACGGCTTCGTGATCGGGCCGCTGGTAGCCGCGCTGTTCATGGCGAGCTGGGACATCTTCATGCGCACCGACCAGAAGAACGGCTGAGGCGGCGGCATATGCCCAGCCATGATGGGCCAGAAACGCCCAGGGCACATGGAAAAGCATTGTTTCACAATGATCCGCAACTCGCGATTTTGCCATTGGAAAATTGTCCCTCATGTCGGCGTTGTTGCATAAATCGAGCGAGATCCATTGACGTTTACGCGCAACGGTCGCGGGGGCCAGCCCCCCATCAAGTCAGATTCCAGAGTAACTGCCTAATTTTTCAAGAAAATGCGCAAGGACATACACAAGACAGGTGAGCAGAAGGTACGCTACCGTGTCAGGAATTGGACGGCCTATAATGCAGGCCTGATCAACCGGGGGAACGTGACGATATGGATAGATGAAGCCGTCCTCGCCAGAATACCCGACGCCATACCCACACGTGGTCACCCGTGTTTATACGGCGATACGCTGATTCAGGCATTACTTGGCGTGAAGACTGTCTATCGACTGACGTTGCGCGTCCTGCAAGGTTTCACCCAAAGTCTGTGTGATCTGGCCTTCCAGAGCTTGCCGGTGCCGAATTACACCACGCTCTGTCGCCGGGCAAAAACGCTTGATGTCGAACTGCCGATCCTTCGTGACAATGAACCGATCCATCTGGTTGTCGACAGCACCGGTCTGAAGGTCTATGGAGAAGGTGAATGGAAGGTGCGCCAGCACGGCTATTCGAAGCGGCGCACGTGGCGTACAGTCCATCTCGCGCTCAACGCGAATACGGGTCAAGTGCATGCCGCGCTAATGACGAATCAGAATGTGGCTGACGGTGACGCTCTGGCCAAGTTATTCGGCCAGATTCCACGCGAAGAACAAATCGATCTCATCGGCGGTGATAGTGCCTACGACACAAAGCCATGCCATGCGGCCATTGCTGCACGCAGTGCTATTCCTTCGATTCCGCCACGCGAGGGTGCCGTTCATTGGCCAGCGGATATGCCCGGTGCGGCGTGGCGTAATGGCGCAGTTGATGCAATTGCCCGTGACGGTCGTCGAGAATGGAAGCAAGACAGTGGCTACCACCGGCGATCGCTTGCCGAGAATGCGATGTATCGGTTCAAGACCCTCACCGGCAACTGTCTCTGGGCGCGTCACATTGCCGCGCAGGCGACCGAGGTCTCCATTCGCGTCGGCGTCATCAACCGTATGGCGGACCTCGCTCGTCCGCAATCCGTTCGTATCGCCTGAAATTATTCCCGTCGATGTCACTGCGTCCTCACTCGCGATTTATGCAACAACGCCTGACAGAGGCGACAACTACCTTGACACGCGCCGATTCATGGACCAACATGGAAAAAACTCTTGCCAAGCAGGTGGCGATCGTGACCGGTGCCTCGCGCGGTATCGGTCGGGCGATTGCGCTGGAGCTCGCGCGCCAGGGCGCCACGGCGATCAGCACGGCGACCAGTGAAGCCGGTGCCCGGAGCATCGGCGTGGCGCTGGTTGAAGCTGGTCTGTCCGGTCGCGGTGCGGTGCTCGACGTTAACAACGCGGCCTCAGTCGAAGCGCTGATCGATTCGACCGTCCAGGAGTTCGGACGTCTCGACATCCTCGTCAATAACGCTGGCATCACGCAGGATCAGCTCGCGATGCGCATGAAGGACGACGATTGGGATGCGGTAATCGACACCAACCTGAAGTCGGTGTTCCGCTTCTCGCGCTGCGTGCTGCGCCCGATGATGAAGGCCCGTAGCGGGCGCATCATCAACATCACCTCGGTGGTCGGCTCGCTCGGCAACCCGGGCCAGGCTAACTACGCGGCCGCCAAAGCCGGCGTGGCTGGCTTCACGCGCGTGCTGGCGCGTGAGATCAGCAGCCGCGGCATCACCGTCAACTGCGTGGCCCCCGGCTTCATTGACACCGACATGACCAAGTCTCTGCCCGAGGAACAACAAGCCGCGCTGAAAACCCAGATTCCGCTCGGGCGCCTTGGAAGCACCGACGATATCGCCCATGCTGTCGCGTTCCTCGCGTCGCCGCTTGCTGGGTATATCACTGGCACAACGCTGCATGTGAACGGCGGTATGTACATGTCGTAATGACATTCGTTGACAGCGTTGTTGGGCGTTATTGCATAAATCTATTGCATAAATCGAGCGTGAGATGGACTTTACGCCACGTGCGCCGCTTCGAGTAGCCGTGCTGGCGTACCTTCCATTCACCTTTTCCATAGACCTTCAGACCGGTGCTATCGACCACGAGGTGGATAGGTTCGCTGGCGCGAAGGATTGGAAGTTCGATATCGAGCGTTTTTGCCCGGCGACAGAGTGTGGTGTAATTCGGCACCGGAAAGCCCCGGAAGACCAGAGCGCGCCGGCTTTTGGTGAAACCTTGCAGGGGGCCGCGCACCGTCAGTCGATAGACGATCTTCACGCCAAGTAATTTGAATCAGCGTATCGCCCCGTACAGACTGGAGTATGGCGTTGGGTATTCTGGAAAGGATGGCTTTATCTATTCATATTGAAGCGTTCGCCCGGTTGATCAGGCCTGCATTATAGGCCGCCCAATTCCTGACACGGTGGCGTACCTTCGGCTCACCTGTCTTGTGTACCTTGCGCATTTTCTTGGCAAAAATGCGCGTTGTTGCATAAATCGAGCGTGAGGACGCAATGTATCGACGGGCATACTTTCAGGTGATACGAATGGATTGCGGACGAGCGAGGTCCGACATGCGGTTAATTACGCTGACGCGAACGGCGATCTCGGTCGCCTACGGAGTCGATGTGACGCGCCCAGAGACAGGTGCTGGTGAGCGTCTTGAACCGATACATCGCATTTTCAGTAAGCGATTGCCGGTGGGGTCGCCACTGTCTTTCTTCCATTCTCGAAGATCACCGTCACGGGCTGCATCAACCGCGCTGTTACGCCCTTCCCCCGCCGCACCGGGCATATCCGCTGGCCAATGAGCGGCACCAGCGCGTGGAGGAATTGAAGAAACAGCACTGCGTGCTGCAATGGCCGCATGGTATGGCTTGGCGTTGTAGGCACCGTCGTCGACGATGAGATCGATCTGTGCGTCGCGCGGAATCTGGTCGAGCAACTTGGCCAGAGAGCGTCACCGGCAGCCATATCCTGATGCGTCATCAGCGCGGCATGCACTTGACCCGTATTCGCGTTGAGCGCAAAGCTGGGCTGTGCACCTCGTTCGCCGCTTCGAGTAGCCGCGCGCTGGCAGCACCTTCTATTCACCTTCGCCATAGGTTTTTAGACCGGTGCTGTCGACAACCAGATGGATCGGTTCATTGTCACGAAGGATCGGCAGTTCGACATCAAGCGTTTTTGCCCGGCGACAGAGCCTGATGTAATTCGGCACCAGCAAGATCGGGAAGGCTAGATCGTGCAGACTTTGGGTAAAACCTTGCAGGGGGCCGCACAGCAGCAGTCGATAGACGGTTCTTCACGCCAAGTAATGCCTGAATCAGCGTATCGCCATAAAGACGCGGGCGAGCACGCGTG encodes:
- a CDS encoding transposase encodes the protein MKTVYRLTLRALQGFTQSLHDLAFPSFPVSNYTALCR
- the purB gene encoding adenylosuccinate lyase translates to MSDTRPDSLFALTALSPLDGRYASKIGALRDWLSEAAFMRHRVTVEIHWLIALSHAGFAEVPYFSEASEQFLLQLVEPFSTHDAARIKEIERATNHDVKAVEYWLKESVKGQAELERASEFIHFACTSEDINNTAHGMMLAGARDNVILPTLRTIHQRLVALAHAQAEQPMLSRTHGQPASPTTLGKEIANVAARLARTIERIAKVELLGKMNGAVGNFNAHLSAYPGFDWEAFSKDVVENRLKLSFNPYTIQIEPHDYMAELFDAVARANTILLDFDRDVWGYISLGYFKQKINTGEIGSSTMPHKVNPIDFENSEGNLGLANAILRHLSEKLPVSRWQRDLTDSAVLRNIGVGFGYSLLAYDALICGLDKLEVNPARLNEDLDNYWEVLAEPVQTVMRRYGIENPYEQLKELTRGKGITREALQQFVAGLAIPQDAKDLLLAMTPGSYIGKAVELAKRLT
- a CDS encoding alkene reductase produces the protein MPTLFDPLVVGAMTLSNRIVMAPLTRSRSGDERVPNALMARYYAERASAGLILTEATSVMPQGVGYAKTPGIWSDEQVEGWKLVTKAVHNACGKIFMQLWHVGRISDPIFLDGVLPVAPSAIAASGHVSLVRPEHPFVTPRALELDEIPGIIAAYRKGAENAKLACFDGVEIHGANGYLPDQFLQDSTNHRTDAYGGSIENRSRFLLEATDAAIEVWGSKRVGVHLAPRGDAHTMGDSNPAATFGYVARELGCRKIAFIFARESVGDNRLGPQLKAAFGGPYIANEAFTLDSAQAVLAKGEADAVAWGKLFIANPDLPRRFQLKSELNVPVPATFYAEGETGYIDYPSLDNVT
- a CDS encoding AI-2E family transporter, which codes for MESSKDHQKFFHLLLAIVTIGFCWILLPFFGAIFWGAILAILFQPVQRWFAVHFGKRRNLIALVTLSLIVLIVILPMTFVAGTLVQEIAFVYQQIKAAQPNMTGLFQEIVHTLPALVQRILHSYGLTDIGGIQKKLTDGAAAISQFVATQAFSIGQNTFQFIVSFGIMLYLVFFLLRDGVEIGRCIRRALPLDEDHKQLLLTKFTTAVRATVKGNIAVAIVQGALGSLIFWILGIEGVLLWGALMAFLSLLPAIGAGLVWAPAAVYFAVTGQIWKCMILVAFCVGVIGLVDNLLRPILVGKDTKMSDWVVLISTLGGMALFGINGFVIGPLVAALFMASWDIFMRTDQKNG
- a CDS encoding IS5 family transposase, encoding MRKDIHKTGEQKVRYRVRNWTAYNAGLINRGNVTIWIDEAVLARIPDAIPTRGHPCLYGDTLIQALLGVKTVYRLTLRVLQGFTQSLCDLAFQSLPVPNYTTLCRRAKTLDVELPILRDNEPIHLVVDSTGLKVYGEGEWKVRQHGYSKRRTWRTVHLALNANTGQVHAALMTNQNVADGDALAKLFGQIPREEQIDLIGGDSAYDTKPCHAAIAARSAIPSIPPREGAVHWPADMPGAAWRNGAVDAIARDGRREWKQDSGYHRRSLAENAMYRFKTLTGNCLWARHIAAQATEVSIRVGVINRMADLARPQSVRIA
- the fabG gene encoding 3-oxoacyl-ACP reductase FabG: MEKTLAKQVAIVTGASRGIGRAIALELARQGATAISTATSEAGARSIGVALVEAGLSGRGAVLDVNNAASVEALIDSTVQEFGRLDILVNNAGITQDQLAMRMKDDDWDAVIDTNLKSVFRFSRCVLRPMMKARSGRIINITSVVGSLGNPGQANYAAAKAGVAGFTRVLAREISSRGITVNCVAPGFIDTDMTKSLPEEQQAALKTQIPLGRLGSTDDIAHAVAFLASPLAGYITGTTLHVNGGMYMS